From a region of the Mytilus galloprovincialis chromosome 3, xbMytGall1.hap1.1, whole genome shotgun sequence genome:
- the LOC143067929 gene encoding DNA polymerase alpha subunit B-like yields MPFISEEELEDEFSVFGVEFSSPQIVEKLQELCVQYNLGAEKIVTEWVAFASTHKGVQMTLDSLDQLDRERLTKKGSKTPKTPARTNTIKQEYYDINTIQGGMDENEAENLYNAYSTTPSSKKGTNQQKRQLTPDNPPLKRFTNISRSPMVPFSPASFSPAGATPSRKFSSRTNAGQVVAHFGVTDNTKWQGHGQTSSIQLYDEEYKLTTSFKYMFQKLVDKAHVLNDTIDYMAEKLQSHYQIEELSHVAVPMQEPVTVAGRICCDANGKMNAKSVLLEGSRDTSMGKYIPVDLAELKQFSLFPGQLVAMDGINNTGQKLVVNKLYEGVAQSLPEINVKTEPGSDKLSVLIAAGPFSTSDNLSYEPLNELTKNISKDKPDVCILLGPFVDMKNEVIEKGNCKMSYDTIFNEQLKFIGTITKSVGCQVIVVPSYRDVHHDYVYPQPPFDVKMPDFKHMHMMSDPCTVSINNIVFGITSTDILMHLGAEEISWNPPTSTDRLGRLAQHLITQHSYYPLYPPSDEVNIDYEALDTYGTLPVTPHVLILPSDLKQFIKELHGSFCINPGRVAKGQIGGSYARMMINVNDVKTQSSVVQHTAAQVLRV; encoded by the exons TACAAGAATTGTGTGTACAGTACAATCTGGGTGCAGAAAAGATAGTTACAGAATGGGTAGCATTTGCCAGCACACACAAAGGTGTACAAATGACATTAGATTCTCTGGACCAATTAGACAGAGAA agACTTACCAAGAAAGGATCAAAGACACCTAAGACTCCAGCTAGAACAAATACAATTAAACAAGAATACTATGATATTAACACTATACAAGGAGG AATGGACGAAAATGAAGCAGAGAACCTTTACAATGCATATTCTACAACTCCATCATCAAAG AAAGGCACTAACCAACAAAAAAGACAGTTGACTCCAGACAATCCTCCTCtgaaaagatttacaaatatttccAGAAGTCCCATGGTACCATTTTCTCCTGCCAGTTTTTCTCCAGCTGG TGCAACCCCATCAAGAAAGTTTAGTTCTAGGACCAATGCTGGGCAAGTGGTTGCCCATTTCGGTGTAACTGACAACACAAAATGGCAAGGTCATGGACAGACAAGTTCTATACAGTTGTATGACGAGGAATACAAGTTGACTACAAGTTTCAAGTACATGTTCCAGAAATTGGTAGATAAAGCACATG ttttgaatgATACTATAGATTACATGGCAGAGAAACTGCAAAGTCATTATCAAATTGAAGAGCTGTCCCATGTGGCTGTGCCTATGCAG GAACCAGTAACTGTAGCAGGAAGAATATGTTGTGATGCTAATGGCAAGATGAATGCCAAATCTGTGCTTTTGGAAGGTTCTCGAGATACTTCTATGGGAAAGTATATACCAGTAGATCTGGCAGAACTCAAACAATTCTCTTTATTTCCTGGACAG ttggTGGCTATGGATGGCATCAATAATACAGGGCAGAAGTTGGTTGTCAATAAGTTATATGAg GGTGTTGCACAAAGTCTTCCGGAAATCAATGTCAAAACTGAACCAG GATCAGACAAACTCAGTGTACTGATTGCAGCAGGTCCATTCTCCACATCAGACAATTTATCATACGAACCATTAAATGAACTTACCAAGAACATATCTAAAGATAAACCAGATGTCTGTATTCTG CTGGGTCCATTTGTTGACATGAAGAATGAAGTTATAGAA AAAGGAAATTGTAAAATGAGTTACGACACGATTTTTAATGAGCAGTTAAAATTCATCGGAACTATAACAAAAAG TGTTGGTTGCCAAGTAATAGTTGTGCCATCCTATAGAGATGTACATCATGATTATGTGTATCCTCAGCCTCCATTTGATGTCAAGATGCCAGATTTTAAG CACATGCACATGATGTCTGACCCCTGTACAGTATCCATCAACAATATTGTATTTGGTATAACATCAACAGATATATTGATGCATCTTGGAGCTGAGGAAATATCTTG gaatcctCCAACATCTACAGATCGACTTGGAAGACTTGCCCAACATTTAATCACACAACATAG CTATTACCCATTATATCCTCCCTCAGATGAGGTGAACATTGATTATGAAGCTTTAGATACTTATGGAACACTGCCGGTTACTCCTCATGTACTTATTCTACCATCTGATCTTAAACAGTTTATCAAG gaaTTACATGGTAGTTTCTGTATAAACCCTGGAAGAGTAGCTAAAGGACAGATAGGTGGTTCATATGCAAGGATGATGATTAATGTGAATGATGTGAAAACTCAGTCCTCAGTTGTGCAACACACTGCTGCTCAAGTGTTACGTGTTTGA
- the LOC143067928 gene encoding kelch repeat and BTB domain-containing protein 3-like: MDFTKNCRLMGQPYMYKHATNLIKTLNKQREERPDLCDVTIIIEGKELKAHWCVLMTCPYFESMYNSGLAEKTSGKVTINIGKTYAVENVLQYLYLGNIEMSMSNLEDILEVADYLQCFDLKKLCNEFLDSQPMDSKSCVKICLISSLYDLAIHDEAMRFMKGHLKQVFQDEDILTLTHESVLSLLSDETLSYVSQDSFLQFLLRWLKFDIDNRRKDAFQLFLALNFENVSNESLNQVLTDNELDGLLPTNDINAILEHRNNGTNHQLQTSDIVILGGGVFFDKLNFGQPKEVILSSSSKKMYAFNLDEQKWTNLWTMPLPLERPVIRVSDDKKIHVMNLLGPARSEFSCFNRYDMHIFEIASKSWKTIKIDQDRHLIGFYLHDFILCGKRIFLLGRGVKQFNTTEESCKLIEVKDGGSIETQVLFDCNAKDHFYCSNLDSERIVIVCEWFHKKTFSIKYYNLDTHALTEPTRAKSCSSTISFTKILMYKGDIIQLDLKRRMMRKFSPNNNTWFCYPKITTPPIELSKSSMYTFCNDNLYVFGGDKSKSSYKYICKKKIWVELDDIPVTTGLYNSGVCVSTVASELVACHPNCPHCFYNSKDSGVTYPESEHSDASYHDSDDDSDEYDWDNDYDEEEEEYSRSSDCVLM; encoded by the exons ATGGATTTTACAAAGAACTGTAGATTGATGGGGCAACCGTATATGTACAAGCATGCCACCAACTTAATCAAGACATTAAACAAGCAAAGAGAGGAGCGTCCTGATCTCTGTGATGTTACTATCATTATTGAAGGAAAG gAACTAAAAGCCCACTGGTGCGTGTTAATGACCTGTCCTTATTTTGAATCAATGTACAACAGTGGATTAGCAGAGAAAACTTCAG GAAAAGTCACCATCAATATAGGAAAGACATATGCAGTAGAAAATGTTTTGCAATATTTATACCTTGGAAATATAGAGATGTCAATGTCTAATTTGGAAGATATTCTGGAAGTTGCTGATTATTTGCAGTGTTTTGACCTTAAAAAATTATGCAATGAATTCCTTGACTCGCAACCAATGGACTCAAAATCTTGTGTCAAGATCTGTCTAATTTCATCTCTCTATGATTTAGCTATTCACGATGAAGCAATGAGATTTATGAAAGGTCATTTGAAACAAGTTTTTCAAGATGAAGATATTTTAACCCTGACACATGAATCTGTTTTATCATTGTTGAGTGATGAAACACTGAGCTATGTTTCACAAGATTCCTTTCTCCAGTTTTTACTACGTTGGCTAAAGTTTGATATAGATAACAGACGGAAAGATGCATTTCAATTATTCTTagctttgaattttgaaaatgtatcaaatgaaagtttaaaTCAGGTTTTGACGGATAATGAATTAGATGGACTTCTTCCGACAAATGATATCAATGCTATACTAgagcataggaataatggaaccAATCACCAATTACAAACCAGTGACATAGTTATATTGGGAGGTGGTGTTTTCTTTGATAAATTGAATTTTGGCCAACCTAAAGAAGTTATCCTTAGTTCTAGTAGTAAAAAGATGTATGCTTTTAATCTTGATGAGCAGAAATGGACAAATCTTTGGACTATGCCATTACCTTTAGAACGTCCAGTAATAAGAGTCAGTGatgacaaaaaaatacatgtgATGAATCTGTTAGGTCCAGCTAGATCAGAATTTAGTTGTTTTAACCGTTATGATATGCACATCTTTGAAATAGCAAGTAAAAGCtggaaaacaattaaaatagACCAAGACCGACATTTAATAGGATTTTATCTTCATGATTTTATTCTTTGTGGTAAAAGAATATTTCTGTTGGGTAGAGGAGTCAAACAGTTTAATACTACAGAAGAGAGCTGTAAACTAATTGAAGTAAAAGATGGTGGTTCTATTGAAACACAAGTTCTGTTTGATTGTAATGCAAAAGATCATTTCTATTGTAGCAACTTAGATTCTGAAAGGATTGTAATAGTATGTGAATGGTTTCATAAAAAGACATTCTCTATCAAATATTACAATTTGGATACACATGCCTTGACTGAACCTACCCGTGCAAAGTCATGCAGTTCAACTATTTCATTCACAAAGATCTTAATGTACAAAGGAGATATCATTCAGCTAGATCTTAAACGGAGAATGATGAGGAAATTTAGCCCAAATAACAATACATGGTTTTGCTACCCTAAGATCACAACTCCACCTATCGAGTTGTCAAAAAGTTCAATGTATACCTTCTGTAATGATAACTTGTATGTTTTTGGAGGTGACAAGTCTAAGAGTTCATACAAGTATATTTGTAAGAAGAAGATTTGGGTTGAGCTAGATGACATTCCAGTGACCACTGGTCTTTACAATAGTGGTGTCTGTGTGTCCACCGTAGCCTCGGAACTTGTTGCATGTCATCCAAACTGTCCACATTGTTTCTATAATTCCAAGGATTCTGGTGTAACTTACCCAGAAAGTGAACATTCTGATGCTAGCTATCATGACTCAGATGATGACTCGGATGAATATGACTGGGATAACGACTAtgatgaagaagaagaagaatattcACGCAGTTCAGATTGTGTGTTGATGTGA